A genomic segment from Microbacterium sp. SORGH_AS_0428 encodes:
- a CDS encoding MoxR family ATPase yields MTVTPEQTAWFQETFSALVENVEQVVLGKRHVIELAFTALVSQGHLLLEDFPGTGKTSLARAMGESVQGTSSRIQFTPDLLPGDVTGITVYDQKRGEFEFHSGPIFANIVLADEINRASPKTQSALLEVMEEGQVTVDGVSRRVGSPFLVVATQNPVEQAGTYRLPEAQLDRFLMKTSLGYPDHAATVRILEGSAAGKREVGAVITPEAVQTLSQIAQDAYLNPLVLDYIARVVEATRQAAQVRLGVSVRGALALTRAARTWALAHGRGYVTPDDVKALAEPVLAHRLILDPEAEFDGVTAGAVIGQVMLDVAPPTQRESA; encoded by the coding sequence ATGACCGTCACCCCAGAACAGACCGCCTGGTTCCAGGAGACGTTCTCCGCCCTCGTGGAGAACGTCGAGCAGGTGGTGCTCGGCAAGCGTCACGTCATCGAGCTCGCCTTCACCGCGCTCGTCTCGCAGGGGCACCTGCTGCTGGAGGACTTCCCCGGGACGGGAAAGACCTCGCTCGCGCGCGCGATGGGCGAGAGCGTGCAGGGCACGAGCTCCCGCATCCAGTTCACGCCCGACCTGCTCCCGGGTGATGTCACCGGCATCACGGTGTACGACCAGAAGCGCGGCGAGTTCGAGTTCCACTCGGGCCCGATCTTCGCGAACATCGTCCTGGCGGACGAGATCAACCGCGCGAGCCCCAAGACCCAGTCGGCACTGCTGGAGGTCATGGAGGAGGGCCAGGTCACGGTCGACGGCGTCTCGCGGCGCGTGGGAAGCCCGTTCCTCGTGGTCGCCACCCAGAACCCCGTCGAACAGGCCGGCACGTACCGCCTCCCCGAGGCGCAGCTCGACCGGTTCCTGATGAAGACGTCGCTGGGCTACCCCGACCACGCCGCCACCGTGCGGATCCTCGAGGGCAGCGCCGCAGGCAAGCGCGAGGTGGGCGCGGTCATCACGCCCGAGGCCGTGCAGACGCTCAGCCAGATCGCGCAGGACGCCTACCTGAACCCGCTCGTGCTGGACTACATCGCGCGCGTCGTCGAGGCCACTCGCCAGGCGGCCCAGGTGCGCCTGGGCGTCAGCGTGCGCGGCGCGCTCGCGCTCACCCGCGCCGCTCGCACGTGGGCTCTGGCGCACGGCCGCGGGTACGTGACGCCCGACGACGTCAAGGCGCTGGCCGAGCCCGTGCTCGCCCACCGCCTGATCCTCGATCCCGAGGCGGAGTTCGACGGTGTGACCGCCGGCGCGGTGATCGGCCAGGTCATGCTCGACGTCGCTCCCCCGACGCAGCGCGAGTCCGCGTGA
- a CDS encoding Ig-like domain-containing protein — MAEAPRTPLADRRGWIIGGSVAAVLAIVTTLAVVWPGFDAQQTPPDDGTIWAMQSGEGRRYARVNTTVGEIDTVKQVENPSALVQNADRLLVYAEGDTRFADVDMAMPADLNADAEDAFQNTPPGTVDVVSTGDTIAYRTDNGAVFAGSLASPSSTVPVDPYAQTEVAEGEERPVFVADSIAVGVDGIVYAYSSAEERVVRADARTGKIEGSDTVSDAPASATLSAVGTTWALLEPDSGLLWLRGRDQPLETGTIGGVLQKSGSSRDQVYVADTTGLVSVPIDGSGPERVVDAAQGTPAAPAEAKGVMYAAWLPNSQAQGTLWSSDAGQSDLDYAGGSLGDEVAPEFLSNGSRMILNETRSGWVWTLPNGALVPSSQQWDSDQDVPTQQQEDIQAERVIDPKPPVAVDDAFGVRAGRSAVLPVLLNDHDPNEDVLSIVAASVEGLDPAFGTVSVSNEQQELVVRVSPEASGSATFRYRITDGTTTDGLTSQPATVTLTVSPPGANSAPAWCGVEACLATWPSPQVVPGGTVSVNVLEGWVDPDGDPLYISSAVNQSGIGSVALDPQGTITFQHPNPNQADAQSVTILVTVTDARGLSTEKPLEIAITPSPQLTAASFAAVGTIAAPTTIDVRPHVTGVNGAITMRSANSITDAAAQITVNSVAGTFVFAAANPGSYLVQYTVADSLAEATGTVRVTIVDPAATQISTPPLTAFVRPGEDSTIDVISPVSNPAGLVLLASDVVVTPDPSASLSVDLVGQSMLRVAGSTDNAQPGTLGVVTYTVSDGTGNGYTTTTGETTVVLLPAPTAEPPIAVDDAATVRAGAQIDIPVLDNDTAPAGAQFAIDPSTITNESNTGLAFATGRLLRYLAPSEPGTYTLGYTIYRMGFPDMTDTAKVTVTVLPEDSNSAPVPRTLVGRVLSGATVSIPFDRFGVDPDGDAVTLDRITAQPGRGSATISAEGDAIIYTSSPGDKGQVSFTYQVRDTLGAVGVGEVRVGVLDAESSPAPVTYSDYVQVQAGADSEAVVRPADNDLDPSGTTLEVIDVRPNADVGSEEYRAMDAMMQGVEDNEVRLKAGTQLGTYSFAYTVRNAQGDTAIGLIVLKVVRDPVPDYPAVRDTTLTVETREDFPDGVDVLTGKVSWNAGDVSSLKLSLWGEPAGISVDGRKISGRLPDKTELIPFQVTGTAFDGSEVTSYGFLKVPGTNDLQLTLRASAASVQVDERGTVDVDLARAVALPPNADIEIDASRVAAGGGRAEATCALTSGTTVRYSAGAGAPWTDSCTVPVRLVGQDTYTYLTIRVDVIAEDPQPELRAASLTVSPGSSATFELRDMTSWAGTEDWGALQYATSYAGDQFTVQTTGSQVTVTARDAARPGRQEPVTVTLPSHRDVRPATLALQVGPAPSTLPKGATLTQSCSQSSGNGCTINVIGQGGEINPLPGTPLKLVAVGGASGGSCTGVSFGVASSTAIQANWSPDADGTRCTVGFTVEDAQGRQSAGDRNGQVTLDLQGYPKAPNNVTQIGFGDRTITLRVEPGAAGNAYPALQGFHILQGGQQVTTCSAAGVCEPFQVASNGDRRTYEARAFNTVGESRTGVTVQAWAYRQPAVGNVTADPIYDRQRTTGDAGAVKIRIQNVDPEVRTYSVTGANGDVPRSGGDTTEVTITLPVGQATITVTANSANSAPDGSGSVGQTKNVGVQVAGLPRTDGVAIAAERKNALVVTGPNVDMNGSNRGREIIYVAYRAGFGDFSCDVDSNGQNLQARVNGQTSTSATIDGLQENQKYTVGACVSNGFGAAKSATADGWAWDQAGAPVPQNPTYSIPNGWGNGDGTYLVRSVDVANANGFDTVYLGHQGESTQWQQPAMGQEGSMQVKYCVRGSDLSRCGQPATIKPADPARAKQVDVGNARITQCVVGSELKATIDQQPGSVGKLVIDPTTPKYYSDGAFGGLFPQEIPPGDDRMIVPNGTTRATAKATFTFTDPAAGYGDISLNLDTGRGGCAGTQTPPPSDPNTPPSNGG, encoded by the coding sequence ATGGCCGAGGCCCCCCGCACCCCGCTCGCCGATCGCCGCGGCTGGATCATCGGCGGCTCCGTCGCCGCCGTGCTGGCCATCGTCACGACGCTCGCCGTGGTGTGGCCCGGTTTCGACGCCCAGCAGACTCCGCCCGACGACGGCACGATCTGGGCGATGCAGTCCGGCGAGGGCCGGCGCTATGCCCGCGTGAACACGACCGTCGGTGAGATCGACACGGTCAAGCAGGTGGAGAACCCCAGCGCGCTCGTGCAGAACGCAGACCGACTGCTGGTGTACGCGGAGGGCGACACCCGCTTCGCGGACGTCGACATGGCGATGCCCGCCGATCTGAACGCCGACGCGGAGGATGCGTTCCAGAACACTCCGCCCGGCACGGTCGATGTCGTCTCCACCGGCGACACGATCGCCTACCGCACGGACAACGGCGCCGTCTTCGCGGGCTCGCTCGCCTCGCCGAGCAGCACCGTGCCCGTCGACCCGTACGCCCAGACGGAGGTCGCGGAAGGAGAGGAACGCCCCGTCTTCGTTGCCGACAGCATCGCGGTCGGCGTCGACGGAATCGTCTACGCCTACTCCTCCGCCGAGGAGCGCGTGGTGCGCGCCGACGCCCGCACGGGCAAGATCGAGGGCTCGGACACGGTGTCCGACGCCCCCGCATCCGCGACTCTCAGCGCGGTGGGCACCACCTGGGCACTCCTGGAGCCCGACTCGGGCCTGCTCTGGCTGCGCGGGCGCGATCAGCCCCTGGAGACCGGGACGATCGGCGGGGTGCTGCAGAAGTCGGGCTCGTCGCGCGACCAGGTCTATGTCGCGGACACGACAGGACTCGTCTCCGTGCCCATCGACGGCTCGGGTCCCGAGCGCGTCGTCGACGCCGCGCAGGGAACCCCCGCGGCGCCGGCCGAGGCGAAGGGCGTGATGTACGCGGCGTGGCTGCCCAACAGCCAGGCGCAGGGAACGCTGTGGTCCTCGGATGCGGGACAGAGCGACCTGGACTACGCCGGGGGCTCGCTCGGCGACGAGGTCGCGCCGGAGTTCCTGAGCAACGGCTCGCGCATGATCCTGAACGAGACGCGTTCCGGCTGGGTCTGGACGCTTCCGAACGGCGCTCTCGTGCCGTCCTCGCAGCAGTGGGATTCCGACCAGGATGTGCCCACCCAGCAGCAGGAGGACATCCAGGCCGAGCGCGTGATCGATCCGAAGCCGCCCGTCGCCGTCGACGATGCGTTCGGGGTGCGCGCCGGCCGCAGCGCCGTCCTGCCCGTCCTGCTCAACGACCACGATCCGAACGAGGACGTGCTGAGTATCGTGGCCGCATCCGTCGAGGGCCTCGATCCCGCGTTCGGAACCGTCTCGGTCTCGAACGAGCAGCAGGAGCTCGTCGTGCGCGTGTCCCCGGAGGCGAGTGGATCGGCGACCTTCCGGTACCGGATCACGGACGGCACGACGACCGACGGGCTCACCTCGCAACCGGCGACCGTGACGCTGACCGTGTCGCCGCCCGGGGCGAACAGCGCGCCGGCGTGGTGCGGCGTCGAGGCGTGCCTCGCGACCTGGCCTTCGCCGCAGGTCGTGCCCGGCGGCACCGTGTCGGTGAACGTGCTCGAGGGCTGGGTCGACCCGGACGGCGATCCGCTCTACATCTCTTCGGCGGTGAACCAGAGCGGCATCGGTTCCGTCGCCCTCGACCCGCAGGGCACGATCACCTTCCAGCACCCCAACCCCAACCAGGCCGACGCCCAGTCGGTCACGATCCTCGTGACGGTCACCGACGCGAGGGGGCTGTCGACGGAGAAGCCTCTCGAGATCGCGATCACCCCGAGCCCCCAGCTGACGGCGGCCTCGTTCGCCGCCGTGGGCACGATCGCAGCTCCCACCACGATCGATGTGCGCCCGCACGTGACAGGCGTGAACGGCGCCATCACCATGCGCAGCGCCAACTCGATCACGGACGCCGCGGCCCAGATCACCGTCAACAGCGTCGCCGGCACCTTCGTCTTCGCCGCCGCCAACCCCGGCTCGTATCTGGTGCAGTACACGGTCGCCGACTCGCTCGCCGAGGCGACCGGGACCGTCAGGGTGACCATCGTCGATCCCGCTGCCACGCAGATCTCCACGCCTCCCCTCACGGCCTTCGTGCGCCCCGGTGAGGACTCGACCATCGACGTGATCTCGCCGGTGTCGAACCCCGCGGGTCTCGTGCTCCTGGCCAGCGACGTCGTCGTCACCCCCGACCCGAGCGCGTCGCTGAGCGTGGACCTCGTCGGCCAGAGCATGCTGCGTGTCGCGGGCTCCACCGACAACGCGCAGCCGGGAACGCTCGGCGTGGTCACCTACACGGTGTCGGACGGTACCGGCAACGGCTACACGACCACGACCGGTGAGACCACGGTCGTGCTGCTGCCCGCGCCGACGGCGGAGCCGCCGATCGCCGTGGACGACGCGGCCACCGTGCGCGCCGGCGCCCAGATCGACATCCCCGTGCTCGACAACGACACGGCCCCGGCCGGCGCGCAGTTCGCGATCGACCCCTCGACCATCACGAACGAGTCGAACACCGGACTCGCCTTCGCCACCGGCCGTCTCTTGCGCTATCTCGCGCCCAGCGAACCGGGCACCTACACGCTCGGCTACACGATCTACCGCATGGGCTTCCCGGACATGACCGACACCGCCAAGGTGACCGTCACCGTCCTGCCCGAGGACTCCAACTCCGCTCCGGTGCCCCGGACGCTCGTCGGTCGCGTCCTGAGCGGCGCCACCGTGTCGATCCCGTTCGACCGCTTCGGCGTCGATCCCGACGGGGATGCCGTGACGCTGGATCGCATCACGGCGCAGCCCGGCCGCGGCTCGGCGACGATCTCCGCCGAGGGCGACGCGATCATCTACACGAGCTCCCCCGGGGACAAGGGCCAGGTGTCCTTCACGTACCAGGTGCGCGACACCCTGGGCGCGGTCGGGGTCGGCGAGGTGCGCGTCGGCGTGCTGGACGCCGAGTCGAGCCCCGCACCGGTGACCTACAGCGACTACGTCCAGGTGCAGGCGGGTGCAGACTCCGAGGCCGTCGTCCGACCCGCGGACAACGACCTCGACCCCTCCGGCACGACGCTCGAGGTGATCGATGTGCGACCCAACGCGGATGTGGGCTCCGAGGAGTACCGCGCGATGGATGCCATGATGCAGGGCGTCGAGGACAACGAGGTGCGCCTCAAGGCCGGCACGCAGCTGGGGACCTACTCGTTCGCGTACACGGTGCGAAACGCCCAGGGCGACACCGCGATCGGCCTCATCGTCCTGAAGGTCGTGCGCGACCCCGTGCCCGACTATCCCGCCGTACGCGACACCACGCTCACCGTCGAGACGCGGGAGGACTTCCCGGACGGCGTCGACGTCCTCACCGGCAAGGTCTCCTGGAACGCCGGCGACGTCTCGTCGCTGAAGCTGTCGCTGTGGGGGGAACCGGCCGGGATCTCCGTCGACGGCCGCAAGATCTCGGGGCGCCTGCCCGACAAGACCGAGCTCATCCCGTTCCAGGTGACCGGCACCGCCTTCGACGGCAGCGAAGTGACCTCCTACGGCTTCCTCAAGGTGCCGGGGACGAACGACCTGCAGCTGACCCTGCGCGCATCGGCCGCCTCGGTGCAGGTCGATGAGCGCGGCACGGTGGATGTGGACCTCGCGCGCGCGGTGGCGCTGCCCCCGAACGCCGACATCGAGATCGACGCCTCGCGCGTCGCCGCGGGCGGTGGCCGTGCAGAGGCCACCTGCGCGCTGACCTCCGGGACGACCGTCCGCTACTCCGCGGGGGCGGGGGCGCCCTGGACCGACAGCTGCACGGTTCCGGTGCGGCTGGTCGGCCAAGACACCTACACCTACCTGACGATCCGCGTCGACGTCATCGCCGAAGACCCGCAGCCCGAGCTGCGCGCGGCGTCCCTCACGGTCAGCCCGGGCTCCTCCGCGACGTTCGAGCTGCGCGACATGACCTCGTGGGCGGGCACGGAGGACTGGGGCGCCCTGCAGTACGCCACCTCGTACGCGGGCGATCAGTTCACGGTGCAGACCACCGGGTCGCAGGTGACCGTGACCGCGCGGGATGCGGCACGCCCGGGCCGTCAGGAGCCGGTCACCGTCACCCTGCCCAGCCATCGCGATGTGCGACCCGCCACCCTGGCGCTCCAGGTGGGTCCGGCCCCCTCGACGCTGCCGAAGGGCGCGACGCTCACCCAGTCGTGCTCGCAGTCGTCGGGCAACGGGTGCACGATCAACGTGATCGGTCAGGGCGGCGAGATCAACCCGCTCCCCGGCACGCCCCTCAAGCTCGTCGCCGTCGGCGGCGCCTCCGGCGGCAGCTGCACCGGCGTCTCCTTCGGCGTGGCCAGCTCCACCGCGATCCAGGCGAACTGGTCGCCGGATGCCGACGGCACGCGCTGCACGGTCGGCTTCACCGTCGAGGACGCCCAGGGGCGCCAGTCGGCGGGCGACCGCAACGGCCAGGTCACGCTGGATCTCCAGGGGTACCCGAAGGCTCCCAACAACGTCACCCAGATCGGCTTCGGCGACCGCACGATCACCCTGCGGGTCGAGCCGGGGGCCGCGGGCAACGCGTACCCCGCACTGCAGGGCTTCCACATCCTGCAGGGCGGCCAGCAGGTCACCACCTGCTCCGCGGCCGGCGTGTGCGAGCCCTTCCAGGTCGCCAGCAACGGCGATCGCCGCACGTACGAGGCCCGCGCGTTCAACACGGTCGGCGAGTCGCGGACGGGTGTCACGGTGCAGGCCTGGGCGTACCGGCAGCCGGCGGTCGGCAACGTGACCGCGGATCCGATCTACGACCGGCAGCGCACGACGGGCGACGCGGGCGCGGTGAAGATCCGCATCCAGAACGTCGATCCCGAAGTCCGCACCTACTCCGTCACGGGGGCCAACGGCGATGTGCCGCGCTCGGGCGGCGACACGACCGAGGTGACCATCACGCTGCCGGTGGGGCAGGCGACCATCACCGTCACCGCCAACAGCGCGAACTCGGCCCCGGACGGCAGCGGGTCGGTCGGACAGACGAAGAACGTGGGCGTCCAGGTCGCCGGTCTGCCGCGCACCGACGGAGTGGCCATCGCCGCCGAGAGGAAGAACGCACTGGTCGTGACCGGGCCGAACGTCGACATGAACGGGAGCAACCGCGGCCGCGAGATCATCTACGTCGCCTACCGGGCCGGCTTCGGCGACTTCTCGTGCGACGTGGACAGCAACGGCCAGAATCTGCAGGCCAGAGTCAACGGCCAGACCTCCACCTCCGCCACGATCGACGGTCTCCAAGAGAACCAGAAGTACACCGTCGGCGCCTGCGTCAGCAACGGCTTCGGAGCCGCGAAGAGCGCCACCGCCGACGGATGGGCCTGGGATCAGGCGGGCGCTCCGGTTCCGCAGAACCCGACCTACAGCATCCCCAACGGCTGGGGCAACGGCGATGGCACGTATCTCGTGCGCAGCGTGGACGTTGCCAACGCGAACGGTTTCGACACCGTCTACCTCGGCCACCAGGGCGAGTCGACGCAGTGGCAGCAGCCCGCCATGGGCCAGGAGGGCTCGATGCAGGTCAAGTACTGCGTGCGGGGCTCCGACCTGTCGCGCTGCGGCCAGCCCGCGACCATCAAGCCCGCGGACCCGGCACGCGCCAAGCAGGTGGATGTGGGCAACGCCCGGATCACCCAGTGCGTCGTGGGCAGCGAGCTGAAGGCGACGATCGACCAGCAGCCGGGCTCGGTCGGAAAGCTCGTGATCGACCCGACGACCCCGAAGTACTACAGCGACGGCGCGTTCGGCGGTCTGTTCCCGCAGGAGATCCCGCCGGGAGACGACAGGATGATCGTTCCGAACGGCACCACGAGAGCGACGGCGAAGGCGACGTTCACCTTCACCGACCCGGCCGCCGGCTACGGGGACATCTCCCTCAACCTCGACACGGGTCGGGGAGGCTGCGCTGGCACCCAGACGCCCCCGCCCTCCGACCCCAACACTCCCCCCAGCAACGGAGGCTGA
- a CDS encoding serine/threonine-protein kinase: MAQRLPAAPPVLPGFTYVRPLGTGGFADVFLFEQDMPRRPVAVKVLLEDIVDDGLLRMFNAEADVMARLSAHPSILTIYQASISSDGRPYLVMEYCPGSLGSRYRREEIPLAEVLQAGIRIGSALETAHRSGLLHRDIKPSNLLVTAFGAPVLADFGIATAVGGRGDDEVFAMSVPWSAPEIIDERIAGSVPAEVWALGATVYSLLAGRSPFERPGSGQNGRDQLKARIRRAAYTPIGRADVPASLEAVLSRSMNRDPAGRHPSAAQFAYELQLIQHELGLPHTPMEVAVDEWASAGTPVNFADDRARGPVRPNVQYESRRPVRSRDRGGRRPDEGTVLAGAAPRGRRLSGGMIALLVGGAVVVAAAAVLVTVLVLGGA, translated from the coding sequence GTGGCGCAGAGACTGCCCGCGGCACCGCCCGTCCTTCCCGGCTTCACCTACGTCCGCCCTCTCGGCACCGGTGGTTTCGCCGACGTCTTCCTGTTCGAGCAGGACATGCCGCGCCGCCCGGTCGCCGTCAAAGTGCTCCTCGAGGACATCGTCGACGACGGCCTGCTGCGCATGTTCAACGCGGAGGCCGATGTGATGGCGCGCTTGAGCGCGCATCCGTCGATCCTCACCATCTACCAGGCGAGCATCTCGTCCGACGGACGCCCCTATCTCGTCATGGAGTACTGCCCCGGATCTCTCGGCTCCCGCTATCGACGCGAGGAGATCCCGCTGGCGGAGGTGCTCCAGGCCGGCATCCGGATCGGCTCCGCACTGGAGACGGCGCACCGCTCGGGTCTGCTGCACCGCGACATCAAGCCCTCGAACCTGCTGGTGACGGCCTTCGGCGCTCCCGTCCTCGCCGATTTCGGCATCGCCACCGCCGTCGGCGGACGCGGCGACGACGAAGTGTTCGCCATGTCCGTGCCGTGGAGCGCGCCCGAGATCATCGACGAGAGGATCGCGGGCTCCGTCCCCGCCGAGGTCTGGGCGCTGGGGGCCACCGTGTACTCCCTGCTGGCGGGACGCAGTCCCTTCGAGCGCCCCGGGAGCGGCCAGAACGGCCGCGACCAGCTCAAGGCCCGCATCCGCCGCGCCGCCTACACCCCCATCGGCCGGGCCGACGTCCCCGCGAGCCTCGAAGCCGTGCTGTCGCGCTCGATGAATCGCGACCCCGCCGGCCGCCACCCCTCGGCCGCCCAGTTCGCCTACGAGCTGCAGCTCATCCAGCACGAGCTCGGCCTGCCGCACACTCCGATGGAAGTCGCCGTGGACGAGTGGGCCTCCGCCGGAACCCCGGTGAACTTCGCCGATGATCGCGCTCGCGGCCCCGTGCGCCCCAACGTCCAGTACGAATCGCGCCGGCCGGTGCGCTCCCGCGACCGCGGCGGTCGCCGCCCCGACGAGGGCACGGTCCTCGCCGGGGCGGCGCCGCGCGGACGCCGCCTGTCCGGCGGCATGATCGCCCTGCTCGTGGGCGGCGCCGTCGTCGTCGCGGCGGCAGCGGTGCTCGTGACCGTCCTCGTCCTCGGAGGAGCCTGA
- a CDS encoding DUF255 domain-containing protein → MSSELSRAASPYLRQHAEQPVAWHAWGEAAFAEARRRDVPVMVSIGYATCHWCHVMAAESFSDPGIAARLNRTMVSVKVDREEHPEVDAVFLAAAAAFTPHLGWPLTVFTTPEGQPFFAGTYWPPTARGRLPGFADVIDAVDHAWRERREAVAETSGALQRALDAAARERGDEALDPAWPTAEVRGQLAARIAAREDPEFGGFAPAGADAATPKFPVWPVLRFLQTEPDEASRSLAERTLDRMARSPLRDADGGFFRYATRRDWSVPHYERMLTDNAGLIQVALAAGRADIASAAAGFLVDTLQLPSGGFAAAQDSESLIDGERSEGGFYQRALDERSALEPPRIDDKLVTGWNGLAVGALAATGARLARADLMDAAVRAALAVEESNLADDGTLRRASLDEILSGAPATLEDYGALAQGLAVLAMASGCVAYAVQARRLVDLCWPTEEAAVVPGGRDSVLAALGAPEVDDADTDRPSGAASLAEASLTLWRLGAGERYRRRARTIVAARATRAVEDPFSHAAVLRVAALLEGSGRQIVVVADSDDDPLARAAHATGADVVVRVSEPDAVAWTEAGFSLFAGRTAADGRPTAYDCREFVCRLPIHDAGGFSEPEA, encoded by the coding sequence ATGTCCTCCGAACTGTCCCGAGCGGCGAGCCCGTACCTCCGTCAGCACGCGGAGCAGCCGGTGGCGTGGCACGCGTGGGGCGAGGCCGCTTTCGCCGAGGCGCGACGGCGCGACGTGCCGGTCATGGTGTCGATCGGCTACGCCACGTGCCACTGGTGCCACGTCATGGCGGCGGAGTCCTTCTCCGACCCCGGCATCGCGGCGCGCCTGAACCGGACCATGGTCTCGGTCAAGGTGGACCGTGAGGAGCATCCCGAGGTCGATGCGGTGTTCCTCGCCGCCGCCGCGGCGTTCACCCCGCATCTCGGCTGGCCGCTGACGGTCTTCACGACCCCCGAGGGCCAGCCCTTCTTCGCCGGGACCTACTGGCCTCCGACGGCGCGGGGCCGGCTTCCCGGGTTCGCCGACGTCATCGACGCCGTCGATCACGCGTGGCGCGAACGCCGGGAGGCGGTGGCCGAGACCTCCGGTGCGCTCCAGCGCGCGCTCGACGCGGCGGCGCGCGAGAGAGGTGACGAGGCGCTCGATCCCGCATGGCCCACCGCCGAGGTCCGCGGGCAGCTCGCTGCGCGCATCGCGGCGCGCGAGGATCCCGAGTTCGGCGGCTTCGCTCCAGCGGGAGCGGATGCGGCCACCCCCAAGTTCCCGGTGTGGCCGGTGCTGCGTTTCCTGCAGACCGAACCCGACGAGGCGTCGCGGTCGCTCGCGGAGCGCACCCTCGACCGCATGGCCCGCTCGCCGCTGCGCGACGCGGACGGCGGATTCTTCCGATACGCCACACGCCGCGACTGGAGCGTGCCCCACTACGAGCGCATGCTCACCGACAACGCCGGTCTCATCCAGGTCGCCCTCGCCGCTGGGCGCGCCGACATCGCCTCCGCCGCGGCGGGATTCCTCGTCGACACGCTCCAGCTCCCCTCCGGCGGATTCGCCGCCGCGCAGGACTCCGAATCCTTGATCGACGGCGAGCGCAGCGAGGGCGGGTTCTATCAGCGCGCTCTCGACGAACGGAGCGCGCTGGAGCCGCCGCGCATCGATGACAAGCTCGTCACCGGATGGAATGGCCTCGCCGTCGGGGCGCTCGCCGCGACGGGTGCACGCCTCGCACGCGCAGACCTCATGGACGCAGCCGTGCGCGCCGCCCTCGCCGTCGAGGAGTCGAACCTCGCCGACGACGGGACCCTGCGTCGGGCCTCCCTGGACGAGATCCTCTCCGGTGCGCCGGCGACGCTCGAGGACTACGGCGCTCTCGCCCAGGGTCTCGCCGTGCTCGCGATGGCCTCGGGATGTGTCGCCTATGCCGTCCAGGCGCGCCGGCTCGTCGACCTGTGCTGGCCGACCGAGGAGGCGGCGGTCGTACCCGGCGGGCGCGACAGTGTGCTGGCGGCTCTGGGGGCGCCCGAGGTCGACGACGCCGACACCGACCGTCCCTCGGGTGCGGCCTCGCTCGCCGAAGCCTCTCTCACCCTGTGGCGTCTGGGGGCGGGGGAGCGGTACCGGCGGCGAGCCCGCACGATCGTGGCGGCGCGCGCGACACGCGCCGTCGAGGACCCGTTCTCGCACGCCGCCGTGCTGCGCGTTGCGGCGTTGCTGGAGGGCTCCGGGCGCCAGATCGTGGTGGTGGCCGACAGCGACGACGATCCGCTCGCCCGAGCCGCCCACGCGACGGGAGCCGACGTCGTCGTGCGGGTGAGCGAGCCGGATGCGGTCGCGTGGACCGAGGCCGGGTTCTCGCTGTTCGCCGGCCGCACCGCAGCCGACGGACGGCCCACGGCGTACGACTGCCGGGAGTTCGTGTGCCGACTGCCCATCCACGACGCGGGCGGTTTCTCCGAGCCGGAGGCCTGA
- a CDS encoding MarR family transcriptional regulator, with product MPELEAPHSGYWYADDEESRRRRAVDLLQAFRVYRAAEVAMRRRTREAMSMGENDLLVLRYLLRAQQRDERVSPGELARYLGVSTASMTAMVDRLEKSGHVRRERHETDRRSIWVVPTVDSDEEVRRTLGDMHERMMDAVIDMSPEDTRVVMECLVRLQAAVDQVDAHTAVG from the coding sequence ATGCCCGAGCTGGAGGCGCCGCACAGCGGCTACTGGTACGCCGATGATGAAGAGTCGCGCCGGCGCCGTGCCGTCGATCTGCTCCAGGCGTTCCGGGTGTATCGCGCGGCAGAGGTCGCGATGCGACGCCGCACGCGCGAGGCCATGTCGATGGGTGAGAACGATCTCCTCGTGCTGCGGTATCTGCTGCGCGCCCAGCAGCGCGACGAGCGCGTCTCGCCGGGTGAGCTCGCCCGCTACCTCGGTGTGTCCACCGCCTCGATGACGGCGATGGTGGACCGGCTGGAGAAGTCGGGGCACGTGCGGCGCGAGCGGCACGAGACCGATCGGCGCAGCATCTGGGTCGTTCCCACGGTCGACAGCGACGAAGAAGTGCGCCGTACCCTCGGCGACATGCACGAGCGGATGATGGATGCCGTCATCGACATGTCCCCGGAGGACACGCGCGTCGTCATGGAATGCCTGGTTCGTCTGCAGGCCGCCGTCGACCAGGTCGACGCCCACACCGCCGTCGGCTGA
- a CDS encoding three-helix bundle dimerization domain-containing protein, with product MTLSPDTVGEHDATHMVDGWLLTSYAGVVARLQARHPLLRLSEIEAIVAREYDAFTGGRPIAVPVDVESGAEEILQMHADGQGA from the coding sequence ATGACCCTTTCGCCCGACACCGTCGGTGAGCACGACGCGACCCACATGGTCGACGGTTGGCTGCTCACGTCGTACGCCGGTGTCGTCGCGCGCCTGCAGGCCCGCCATCCGCTGCTGCGTCTGTCGGAGATCGAGGCGATCGTCGCGAGGGAGTACGACGCGTTCACGGGAGGGCGGCCGATCGCGGTCCCCGTCGACGTGGAGTCCGGGGCCGAGGAGATCCTGCAGATGCACGCCGACGGACAGGGCGCCTGA